In Paraburkholderia flava, one genomic interval encodes:
- a CDS encoding endo alpha-1,4 polygalactosaminidase, with product MVSVVVALAVLAVAVLCLLWARTARADEPVACGRDAAGHLQSVALFYGENVPVEQLAKFGTVVVEPDSGFDPRTQRAPCPAWYAYVSVGEVTHARSYARAMPKQWLLGRNTTWASTVVDQTAPGWPAFFVDKVIGPLWARGYRGFFFDTLDSYQLVAKTDAARAKQEAGLVTVIRAVKARYPQAQLILNRGFEILPQVHDDVAAVAFESLFGNWDQRNQRYDAVPANDRDWLLAQAKTIRERYALPVISIDYCAPDDAACRRTIVEKIRAAGLIPYVTDGALRTVGAGADAADSASQQTSP from the coding sequence ATGGTCTCTGTTGTCGTCGCTTTAGCCGTGCTCGCGGTGGCTGTGCTGTGCCTGCTGTGGGCACGCACTGCGCGCGCAGATGAACCCGTAGCGTGCGGTCGCGATGCGGCGGGGCACCTGCAATCGGTGGCGTTGTTCTATGGCGAGAACGTGCCCGTCGAACAGCTGGCGAAGTTCGGCACGGTCGTCGTCGAACCGGACAGTGGTTTCGATCCGCGTACGCAGCGTGCGCCGTGTCCCGCGTGGTACGCGTACGTGAGCGTCGGCGAAGTGACGCACGCACGCAGTTACGCGCGCGCGATGCCGAAGCAATGGCTGCTCGGACGCAATACGACCTGGGCATCGACGGTGGTCGATCAGACCGCGCCCGGCTGGCCCGCGTTCTTCGTCGACAAGGTAATCGGGCCGCTGTGGGCGCGCGGTTATCGTGGCTTCTTTTTCGATACGCTGGACTCGTACCAGCTCGTTGCAAAAACCGATGCGGCGCGCGCGAAGCAGGAAGCCGGGCTCGTCACGGTGATCCGCGCAGTGAAGGCGCGCTATCCGCAGGCGCAACTGATCCTGAATCGCGGTTTCGAAATCCTGCCGCAGGTGCATGACGACGTGGCCGCGGTCGCGTTCGAATCGCTGTTCGGCAACTGGGATCAGCGTAACCAGCGCTACGATGCCGTACCGGCGAACGATCGCGACTGGCTGCTCGCGCAGGCGAAGACGATCCGCGAACGCTACGCACTGCCGGTGATTTCGATCGACTACTGCGCGCCGGACGATGCTGCATGCCGTCGTACGATCGTCGAGAAAATTCGCGCGGCGGGGCTGATTCCTTATGTGACCGATGGGGCGCTGCGCACGGTTGGCGCGGGGGCGGACGCGGCAGACAGCGCGAGTCAGCAGACGTCCCCTTGA
- the pelG gene encoding exopolysaccharide Pel transporter PelG: MAGIGFELRKILRQQTLFGVARAYAYAGLISSGPLILSIFGILIIGILSLAFVIPKYAIVQFQVSVTYLIAGSLILTGPLQLSFTRFISDRLFEKREDLVLSNYNGIVLVATAASGLVGFIAVALGFRGEPLVYRVLMVAGFVVVSNIWIAVIFLSSVKQYRQILLVFLVGYGCTVAFALLLNRHGIAGLLGGFVAGHLVLYAGLSGLIYRNYSSERFIAFDALNRRFAYPSLALVGLLFNLGVWLDKFMFWYSPGTGSQVIGPLHASVIYDIPVFIAYVCVMPGMATFLVRIEADFVEYYDAFFEAVRSGATLHHINEMRDMMVGSVRAGLYEIVKVQAVVLLLIVAFGHWLLEALHISTLYLPLLLVDVIAASLQVLLLGLMNVFFYLDSRRSVVALSAGFVVLNGLLTGITLWMTPDAYGYGFALALLILDVAAVLLLDRKFSRLEYETYMLRQ, from the coding sequence ATGGCCGGCATCGGTTTCGAACTGCGCAAGATCCTCCGGCAGCAGACGCTGTTCGGCGTCGCGCGCGCGTATGCGTACGCGGGGCTGATCAGTTCCGGTCCGCTGATCCTGTCGATCTTCGGCATTCTGATCATCGGTATATTGAGTCTCGCGTTCGTGATTCCGAAGTACGCGATCGTGCAGTTCCAGGTGTCGGTGACTTATCTGATCGCGGGCAGCCTGATCCTGACTGGACCGTTGCAGCTGTCGTTCACGCGCTTCATCTCCGACCGCCTGTTCGAGAAGCGCGAAGACCTCGTACTTTCGAACTACAACGGCATCGTGCTGGTCGCGACTGCGGCATCGGGGCTCGTCGGCTTTATCGCGGTCGCGCTCGGGTTTCGCGGCGAGCCACTGGTGTATCGCGTGCTGATGGTGGCGGGGTTCGTCGTCGTCAGCAACATCTGGATCGCAGTGATCTTCCTGTCGAGCGTCAAGCAGTACCGGCAGATCCTGCTGGTGTTTCTCGTCGGCTATGGCTGCACGGTCGCGTTCGCGCTGCTGCTGAACCGGCACGGGATCGCCGGGTTGCTCGGCGGCTTTGTCGCGGGGCATCTGGTGCTGTACGCAGGGTTGTCGGGGTTGATCTACCGGAACTACAGCAGCGAGCGCTTCATCGCGTTCGATGCGCTCAACCGACGTTTCGCGTACCCGAGCCTCGCGCTCGTCGGGCTGCTGTTCAATCTTGGCGTGTGGCTCGACAAATTCATGTTCTGGTATTCGCCGGGCACCGGCTCGCAGGTGATCGGTCCGCTGCATGCGTCCGTGATCTACGATATCCCGGTGTTTATCGCGTATGTGTGCGTGATGCCGGGCATGGCAACGTTCCTCGTACGGATCGAGGCGGATTTTGTCGAGTATTACGATGCGTTCTTCGAAGCGGTGCGCAGCGGCGCGACGCTGCATCACATCAACGAGATGCGCGACATGATGGTCGGCAGCGTGCGGGCAGGGTTGTACGAGATCGTCAAGGTGCAGGCGGTCGTGCTGCTGCTGATCGTCGCGTTCGGTCACTGGCTGCTCGAAGCGCTGCATATCTCGACGCTGTATCTGCCGCTGCTGCTCGTCGACGTGATCGCTGCGAGCCTGCAGGTGCTGCTGCTGGGTTTGATGAACGTATTCTTCTATCTCGACTCGCGCCGTTCGGTGGTCGCGTTGAGCGCCGGGTTCGTCGTGCTGAATGGGTTGCTGACCGGCATCACGCTGTGGATGACGCCCGACGCGTACGGCTACGGCTTCGCGCTCGCGCTGCTGATCCTCGACGTCGCGGCGGTGCTGCTGCTCGACCGCAAGTTCAGCCGGCTCGAGTATGAAACCTATATGCTGCGCCAGTGA